In Panthera leo isolate Ple1 chromosome F3, P.leo_Ple1_pat1.1, whole genome shotgun sequence, one genomic interval encodes:
- the ARHGEF2 gene encoding rho guanine nucleotide exchange factor 2 isoform X1: MSGISCLLGCSDPAGNLCQPSATDLSRSCSQLEGGSGTWADSPLRRTLSFLLGMTGKAKTREKEKMKEVKDARYTNGHLFTTISVSGMTMCYACNKSITAKEALICPTCNVTIHNRCKDTLANCTKVKQKQQKAALLKNSTALQSVSLRSKTAPRERPSSAIYPSDSFRQSLLGSRRGRSSLSLAKSVSTTNIAGHFSDESPLGLRRILSQSTDSLNMRNRALSVESLIDEGAEVIYSELMSDFETDERDFAADSWSLAVDSSFLQQQKKEVMKQQDVIYELIQTELHHVRTLKIMTRLFRTGMLEELQLEPGVVQGLFPCVDELSDIHTRFLGQLLERRRQALCPGSTRNFVIHRLGDLLISQFSGASAEQMRKTYSEFCSRHTKALKLYKELYARDKRFQQFIRKVTRSAVLKRHGVQECVLLVTQRITKYPVLINRILQHSHGTEEERQDLSTALGLVKELLSNVDQDVHELEKGARLQEIYHRMDPRAQTPVPGKGPFGREELLRRRLIHDGCLLWKTATGRFKDVLMLLMTDVLVFLQEKDQKYIFPALDKPSVVSLQNLIVRDIANQEKGMFLISAAPPEMYEVHTASRDDRSTWIRVIQQSVRVCPSREDFPLIETEDEAYLRRIKTELRQKDRALAELLQEKVGLFAEMTHFQVEDDGGGVTLPTLPRGLFRSESLECPRGERLLQDAIREVEGLKDLLVGPGVELLLTPREPALPVDPDSGGSTSPGVTANGEARTFNGSIELCRADSDSSQKDRNGNQLRAPQEEALQRLVNLYGLLHGLQAAVAQQDTLMEARFPEGPERREKLTRANSRDGELGRSGPAPAAPDKQATELALLQRQHALLQEELRRCRRLGEERATEAGSLEARLRESEQARALLEREAEEARRQLAALGHSEPPPAEAPWVRRPLDPRRRSLPAGDALYLSFTPPQPSRGHDRLDLSVTIRSIHRPFEDRERQELGSPEERLQDSSDPDTGSEEEGGSRLSPPHSPRDFTRMQDIPEETETRDGEPVASES; the protein is encoded by the exons ACCCGCGAGAAGGAGAAGATGAAGGAAGTCAAGGACGCCCGCTACACCAACGGGCACCTCTTCACCACCATCTCCGTGTCGGGCATGACCATGTGCTATGCCTGCAACAAAAGCATCACGGCCAAGGAAGCCCTCATCTGTCCAA cctgcAATGTGACTATCCACAACCGCTGTAAAGACACCCTCGCCAACTGCACCAAGGTCAAGCAGAAG CAACAGAAAGCTGCCTTACTAAAGAACAGCACTGCCCTCCAGTCTGTTTCACTGCGCAGTAAGA CCGCCCCCCGGGAGCGGCCGAGCTCCGCCATCTACCCCTCCGACAGCTTCCGGCAGTCTCTGCTCGGCTCTCGCCGCGGCCGCTCCTCCCTGTCTTTAGCCAAGAGCGTCTCCACCACCAACATCGCTGG ACACTTCAGTGACGAGTCCCCCCTGGGGCTGCGCCGAATCCTGTCCCAGTCCACAGACTCCCTCAACATGCGGAACAGAGCCCTGTCCGTGGAGTCCCTCATCGATGAAG GGGCAGAGGTGATCTACAGTGAgctgatgagtgattttgagacGGACGAGAGGGACTTTGCGGCCGACTCCTGGAGCCTAGCCGTGGACAGCAGCTTCTTGCAGCAGCAGAAGAAGGAGGTGATGAAACAGCAGGACGTCATCTATG AGCTCATCCAGACGGAGCTGCACCACGTGCGGACGCTGAAGATCATGACACGCCTCTTCCGCACGGGGATGCTGGAAGAGCTGCAGCTGGAGCCCGGAGTGGTCCAGGGCCTGTTCCCTTGCGTGGACGAGCTCAGTGACATCCACACACGCTTCCTGGGCCAGCTGTTGGAGCGTCGGCGCCAAGCCCTGTGCCCCGGCAGCACCAGGAACTTCGTCATCCACCGCCTGGGGGACCTGCTCATCAGCCAG TTCTCAGGTGCCAGCGCAGAGCAGATGCGGAAGACCTACTCCGAGTTCTGCAGCCGCCACACCAAGGCCTTAAAGCTCTATAAGGAGCTGTATGCTCGGGACAAACGCTTCCAGCAGTTCATTCGG AAGGTGACGCGTTCGGCCGTGCTGAAGCGGCATGGGGTGCAGGAGTGCGTCCTGCTGGTGACCCAGCGCATCACCAAGTACCCGGTGCTCATCAATCGGATCCTCCAGCACTCCCACG GGACTGAGGAGGAGCGCCAGGACCTGAGCACAGCACTGGGGTTGGTGAAGGAGCTGCTGTCCAATGTGGACCAGGACGTGCATGAGCTGGAGAAGGGAGCCCGCCTACAGGAGATCTACCACCGTATGGACCCCCGGGCCCAGACCCCCGTGCCTGGCAAGGGCCCGTTTGGCCGAGAGGAGCTTCTGAGGCGCAGGCTCATCCATGATGGTTGCTTGCTCTGGAAGACGGCGACGGGCCGCTTCAAAG ACGTGCTAATGCTGCTGATGACAGATGTACTGGTGTTCCTCCAGGAGAAGGACCAGAAGTACATCTTCCCTGCCCTG GACAAGCCCTCGGTGGTATCACTGCAGAATCTGATTGTACGGGACATCGCCAACCAGGAGAAAGGGATGTTTCTGATCAGCGCGGCACCCCCTGAGATGTATGAGGTCCACACAGCATCCCGGGATGACCGCAGCACCTGGATCCGAGTCATTCAGCAGAGCGTGcgcgt ATGCCCATCCAGAGAGGACTTCCCACTGATTGAGACAGAGGATGAGGCCTACCTACGTCGAATCAAGA CGGAGCTGCGACAGAAAGACCGGGCGCTGGCAGAGCTGCTACAAGAAAAGGTTGGGCTGTTCGCCGAGATGACCCATTTCCAGGTGGAAGATGATGGTGGCGGGGTgaccctgcccaccctgcccaggGGCCTTTTCCGCTCCGAGTCCCTGGAGTGCCCTCGCGGGGAGCGGCTGCTGCAGGATGCCATCCGTGAGG TGGAGGGCCTGAAGGACCTCCTGGTGGGGCCCGGCGTGGAGCTGCTCCTCACGCCCCGGGAACCAGCCTTGCCCGTGGACCCGGACAGCGGCGGGAGCACGAGTCCTGGGGTCACCGCCA ATGGTGAGGCCAGAACCTTCAATGGCTCAATTGAGCTCTGCAGAGCTGACTCCGACTCCAGCCAGAAG GATCGGAATGGAAATCAGCTGAGGGCTCCCCAGGAG GAAGCGTTACAGCGATTGGTCAATCTCTATGGACTTCTGCACGGTCTCCAG GCGGCTGTGGCCCAGCAGGACACCCTGATGGAAGCCCGCTTCCCCGAGGGCCCGGAGCGGCGGGAGAAGCTGACCCGAGCCAACTCCCGCGACGGGGAGCTTGGCCGCAGCGGGCCGGCCCCCGCGGCCCCCGACAAGCAGGCCACCGAGCTGGCCCTGCTGCAGCGTCAGCACGCGCTGCTGCAGGAGGAGCTGCGGCGCTGCCGGCGGCTGGGCGAGGAGCGCGCCACCGAGGCGGGCAGCCTGGAGGCCCGGCTCCGCGAGAGCGAGCAGGCCCGGGCCCTGCTGGAGCGCGAGGCCGAGGAGGCGCGCAGGCAGCTGGCCGCCCTGGGCCATAGCGAGCCCCCTCCGGCCGAGGCCCCCTGGGTCCGCAGGCCCCTGGACCCTCGGCGCCGCAGCCTCCCGGCCGGAGACGCCCTCTACCTGAGTTTCACGCCGCCGCAG CCCAGCCGAGGCCACGACCGCCTGGATTTGTCTGTGACCATTCGCTCTATCCATCGACCCTTTGAGGACCGAGAGAGACAGGAGCTGGGCAGCCCCGAGGAGCGGCTGCAGGACAGCAGTGACCCCGACACGGGCAgcgaggaggaggggggcagccgcctgtcccctccccatAGTCCGCGAG ACTTCACCCGAATGCAGGACATCCCGGAAGAGACAGAGACTCGCGACGGGGAGCCTGTGGCTTCAGAGAGCTAA
- the ARHGEF2 gene encoding rho guanine nucleotide exchange factor 2 isoform X6: MKEVKDARYTNGHLFTTISVSGMTMCYACNKSITAKEALICPTCNVTIHNRCKDTLANCTKVKQKQQKAALLKNSTALQSVSLRSKTAPRERPSSAIYPSDSFRQSLLGSRRGRSSLSLAKSVSTTNIAGHFSDESPLGLRRILSQSTDSLNMRNRALSVESLIDEGAEVIYSELMSDFETDERDFAADSWSLAVDSSFLQQQKKEVMKQQDVIYELIQTELHHVRTLKIMTRLFRTGMLEELQLEPGVVQGLFPCVDELSDIHTRFLGQLLERRRQALCPGSTRNFVIHRLGDLLISQFSGASAEQMRKTYSEFCSRHTKALKLYKELYARDKRFQQFIRKVTRSAVLKRHGVQECVLLVTQRITKYPVLINRILQHSHGTEEERQDLSTALGLVKELLSNVDQDVHELEKGARLQEIYHRMDPRAQTPVPGKGPFGREELLRRRLIHDGCLLWKTATGRFKDVLMLLMTDVLVFLQEKDQKYIFPALDKPSVVSLQNLIVRDIANQEKGMFLISAAPPEMYEVHTASRDDRSTWIRVIQQSVRVCPSREDFPLIETEDEAYLRRIKTELRQKDRALAELLQEKVGLFAEMTHFQVEDDGGGVTLPTLPRGLFRSESLECPRGERLLQDAIREVEGLKDLLVGPGVELLLTPREPALPVDPDSGGSTSPGVTANGEARTFNGSIELCRADSDSSQKDRNGNQLRAPQEEALQRLVNLYGLLHGLQAAVAQQDTLMEARFPEGPERREKLTRANSRDGELGRSGPAPAAPDKQATELALLQRQHALLQEELRRCRRLGEERATEAGSLEARLRESEQARALLEREAEEARRQLAALGHSEPPPAEAPWVRRPLDPRRRSLPAGDALYLSFTPPQPSRGHDRLDLSVTIRSIHRPFEDRERQELGSPEERLQDSSDPDTGSEEEGGSRLSPPHSPRDFTRMQDIPEETETRDGEPVASES, encoded by the exons ATGAAGGAAGTCAAGGACGCCCGCTACACCAACGGGCACCTCTTCACCACCATCTCCGTGTCGGGCATGACCATGTGCTATGCCTGCAACAAAAGCATCACGGCCAAGGAAGCCCTCATCTGTCCAA cctgcAATGTGACTATCCACAACCGCTGTAAAGACACCCTCGCCAACTGCACCAAGGTCAAGCAGAAG CAACAGAAAGCTGCCTTACTAAAGAACAGCACTGCCCTCCAGTCTGTTTCACTGCGCAGTAAGA CCGCCCCCCGGGAGCGGCCGAGCTCCGCCATCTACCCCTCCGACAGCTTCCGGCAGTCTCTGCTCGGCTCTCGCCGCGGCCGCTCCTCCCTGTCTTTAGCCAAGAGCGTCTCCACCACCAACATCGCTGG ACACTTCAGTGACGAGTCCCCCCTGGGGCTGCGCCGAATCCTGTCCCAGTCCACAGACTCCCTCAACATGCGGAACAGAGCCCTGTCCGTGGAGTCCCTCATCGATGAAG GGGCAGAGGTGATCTACAGTGAgctgatgagtgattttgagacGGACGAGAGGGACTTTGCGGCCGACTCCTGGAGCCTAGCCGTGGACAGCAGCTTCTTGCAGCAGCAGAAGAAGGAGGTGATGAAACAGCAGGACGTCATCTATG AGCTCATCCAGACGGAGCTGCACCACGTGCGGACGCTGAAGATCATGACACGCCTCTTCCGCACGGGGATGCTGGAAGAGCTGCAGCTGGAGCCCGGAGTGGTCCAGGGCCTGTTCCCTTGCGTGGACGAGCTCAGTGACATCCACACACGCTTCCTGGGCCAGCTGTTGGAGCGTCGGCGCCAAGCCCTGTGCCCCGGCAGCACCAGGAACTTCGTCATCCACCGCCTGGGGGACCTGCTCATCAGCCAG TTCTCAGGTGCCAGCGCAGAGCAGATGCGGAAGACCTACTCCGAGTTCTGCAGCCGCCACACCAAGGCCTTAAAGCTCTATAAGGAGCTGTATGCTCGGGACAAACGCTTCCAGCAGTTCATTCGG AAGGTGACGCGTTCGGCCGTGCTGAAGCGGCATGGGGTGCAGGAGTGCGTCCTGCTGGTGACCCAGCGCATCACCAAGTACCCGGTGCTCATCAATCGGATCCTCCAGCACTCCCACG GGACTGAGGAGGAGCGCCAGGACCTGAGCACAGCACTGGGGTTGGTGAAGGAGCTGCTGTCCAATGTGGACCAGGACGTGCATGAGCTGGAGAAGGGAGCCCGCCTACAGGAGATCTACCACCGTATGGACCCCCGGGCCCAGACCCCCGTGCCTGGCAAGGGCCCGTTTGGCCGAGAGGAGCTTCTGAGGCGCAGGCTCATCCATGATGGTTGCTTGCTCTGGAAGACGGCGACGGGCCGCTTCAAAG ACGTGCTAATGCTGCTGATGACAGATGTACTGGTGTTCCTCCAGGAGAAGGACCAGAAGTACATCTTCCCTGCCCTG GACAAGCCCTCGGTGGTATCACTGCAGAATCTGATTGTACGGGACATCGCCAACCAGGAGAAAGGGATGTTTCTGATCAGCGCGGCACCCCCTGAGATGTATGAGGTCCACACAGCATCCCGGGATGACCGCAGCACCTGGATCCGAGTCATTCAGCAGAGCGTGcgcgt ATGCCCATCCAGAGAGGACTTCCCACTGATTGAGACAGAGGATGAGGCCTACCTACGTCGAATCAAGA CGGAGCTGCGACAGAAAGACCGGGCGCTGGCAGAGCTGCTACAAGAAAAGGTTGGGCTGTTCGCCGAGATGACCCATTTCCAGGTGGAAGATGATGGTGGCGGGGTgaccctgcccaccctgcccaggGGCCTTTTCCGCTCCGAGTCCCTGGAGTGCCCTCGCGGGGAGCGGCTGCTGCAGGATGCCATCCGTGAGG TGGAGGGCCTGAAGGACCTCCTGGTGGGGCCCGGCGTGGAGCTGCTCCTCACGCCCCGGGAACCAGCCTTGCCCGTGGACCCGGACAGCGGCGGGAGCACGAGTCCTGGGGTCACCGCCA ATGGTGAGGCCAGAACCTTCAATGGCTCAATTGAGCTCTGCAGAGCTGACTCCGACTCCAGCCAGAAG GATCGGAATGGAAATCAGCTGAGGGCTCCCCAGGAG GAAGCGTTACAGCGATTGGTCAATCTCTATGGACTTCTGCACGGTCTCCAG GCGGCTGTGGCCCAGCAGGACACCCTGATGGAAGCCCGCTTCCCCGAGGGCCCGGAGCGGCGGGAGAAGCTGACCCGAGCCAACTCCCGCGACGGGGAGCTTGGCCGCAGCGGGCCGGCCCCCGCGGCCCCCGACAAGCAGGCCACCGAGCTGGCCCTGCTGCAGCGTCAGCACGCGCTGCTGCAGGAGGAGCTGCGGCGCTGCCGGCGGCTGGGCGAGGAGCGCGCCACCGAGGCGGGCAGCCTGGAGGCCCGGCTCCGCGAGAGCGAGCAGGCCCGGGCCCTGCTGGAGCGCGAGGCCGAGGAGGCGCGCAGGCAGCTGGCCGCCCTGGGCCATAGCGAGCCCCCTCCGGCCGAGGCCCCCTGGGTCCGCAGGCCCCTGGACCCTCGGCGCCGCAGCCTCCCGGCCGGAGACGCCCTCTACCTGAGTTTCACGCCGCCGCAG CCCAGCCGAGGCCACGACCGCCTGGATTTGTCTGTGACCATTCGCTCTATCCATCGACCCTTTGAGGACCGAGAGAGACAGGAGCTGGGCAGCCCCGAGGAGCGGCTGCAGGACAGCAGTGACCCCGACACGGGCAgcgaggaggaggggggcagccgcctgtcccctccccatAGTCCGCGAG ACTTCACCCGAATGCAGGACATCCCGGAAGAGACAGAGACTCGCGACGGGGAGCCTGTGGCTTCAGAGAGCTAA
- the ARHGEF2 gene encoding rho guanine nucleotide exchange factor 2 isoform X3: MSRIESLTRARTERSRELASKTREKEKMKEVKDARYTNGHLFTTISVSGMTMCYACNKSITAKEALICPTCNVTIHNRCKDTLANCTKVKQKQQKAALLKNSTALQSVSLRSKTAPRERPSSAIYPSDSFRQSLLGSRRGRSSLSLAKSVSTTNIAGHFSDESPLGLRRILSQSTDSLNMRNRALSVESLIDEGAEVIYSELMSDFETDERDFAADSWSLAVDSSFLQQQKKEVMKQQDVIYELIQTELHHVRTLKIMTRLFRTGMLEELQLEPGVVQGLFPCVDELSDIHTRFLGQLLERRRQALCPGSTRNFVIHRLGDLLISQFSGASAEQMRKTYSEFCSRHTKALKLYKELYARDKRFQQFIRKVTRSAVLKRHGVQECVLLVTQRITKYPVLINRILQHSHGTEEERQDLSTALGLVKELLSNVDQDVHELEKGARLQEIYHRMDPRAQTPVPGKGPFGREELLRRRLIHDGCLLWKTATGRFKDVLMLLMTDVLVFLQEKDQKYIFPALDKPSVVSLQNLIVRDIANQEKGMFLISAAPPEMYEVHTASRDDRSTWIRVIQQSVRVCPSREDFPLIETEDEAYLRRIKTELRQKDRALAELLQEKVGLFAEMTHFQVEDDGGGVTLPTLPRGLFRSESLECPRGERLLQDAIREVEGLKDLLVGPGVELLLTPREPALPVDPDSGGSTSPGVTANGEARTFNGSIELCRADSDSSQKDRNGNQLRAPQEEALQRLVNLYGLLHGLQAAVAQQDTLMEARFPEGPERREKLTRANSRDGELGRSGPAPAAPDKQATELALLQRQHALLQEELRRCRRLGEERATEAGSLEARLRESEQARALLEREAEEARRQLAALGHSEPPPAEAPWVRRPLDPRRRSLPAGDALYLSFTPPQPSRGHDRLDLSVTIRSIHRPFEDRERQELGSPEERLQDSSDPDTGSEEEGGSRLSPPHSPRDFTRMQDIPEETETRDGEPVASES, translated from the exons ACCCGCGAGAAGGAGAAGATGAAGGAAGTCAAGGACGCCCGCTACACCAACGGGCACCTCTTCACCACCATCTCCGTGTCGGGCATGACCATGTGCTATGCCTGCAACAAAAGCATCACGGCCAAGGAAGCCCTCATCTGTCCAA cctgcAATGTGACTATCCACAACCGCTGTAAAGACACCCTCGCCAACTGCACCAAGGTCAAGCAGAAG CAACAGAAAGCTGCCTTACTAAAGAACAGCACTGCCCTCCAGTCTGTTTCACTGCGCAGTAAGA CCGCCCCCCGGGAGCGGCCGAGCTCCGCCATCTACCCCTCCGACAGCTTCCGGCAGTCTCTGCTCGGCTCTCGCCGCGGCCGCTCCTCCCTGTCTTTAGCCAAGAGCGTCTCCACCACCAACATCGCTGG ACACTTCAGTGACGAGTCCCCCCTGGGGCTGCGCCGAATCCTGTCCCAGTCCACAGACTCCCTCAACATGCGGAACAGAGCCCTGTCCGTGGAGTCCCTCATCGATGAAG GGGCAGAGGTGATCTACAGTGAgctgatgagtgattttgagacGGACGAGAGGGACTTTGCGGCCGACTCCTGGAGCCTAGCCGTGGACAGCAGCTTCTTGCAGCAGCAGAAGAAGGAGGTGATGAAACAGCAGGACGTCATCTATG AGCTCATCCAGACGGAGCTGCACCACGTGCGGACGCTGAAGATCATGACACGCCTCTTCCGCACGGGGATGCTGGAAGAGCTGCAGCTGGAGCCCGGAGTGGTCCAGGGCCTGTTCCCTTGCGTGGACGAGCTCAGTGACATCCACACACGCTTCCTGGGCCAGCTGTTGGAGCGTCGGCGCCAAGCCCTGTGCCCCGGCAGCACCAGGAACTTCGTCATCCACCGCCTGGGGGACCTGCTCATCAGCCAG TTCTCAGGTGCCAGCGCAGAGCAGATGCGGAAGACCTACTCCGAGTTCTGCAGCCGCCACACCAAGGCCTTAAAGCTCTATAAGGAGCTGTATGCTCGGGACAAACGCTTCCAGCAGTTCATTCGG AAGGTGACGCGTTCGGCCGTGCTGAAGCGGCATGGGGTGCAGGAGTGCGTCCTGCTGGTGACCCAGCGCATCACCAAGTACCCGGTGCTCATCAATCGGATCCTCCAGCACTCCCACG GGACTGAGGAGGAGCGCCAGGACCTGAGCACAGCACTGGGGTTGGTGAAGGAGCTGCTGTCCAATGTGGACCAGGACGTGCATGAGCTGGAGAAGGGAGCCCGCCTACAGGAGATCTACCACCGTATGGACCCCCGGGCCCAGACCCCCGTGCCTGGCAAGGGCCCGTTTGGCCGAGAGGAGCTTCTGAGGCGCAGGCTCATCCATGATGGTTGCTTGCTCTGGAAGACGGCGACGGGCCGCTTCAAAG ACGTGCTAATGCTGCTGATGACAGATGTACTGGTGTTCCTCCAGGAGAAGGACCAGAAGTACATCTTCCCTGCCCTG GACAAGCCCTCGGTGGTATCACTGCAGAATCTGATTGTACGGGACATCGCCAACCAGGAGAAAGGGATGTTTCTGATCAGCGCGGCACCCCCTGAGATGTATGAGGTCCACACAGCATCCCGGGATGACCGCAGCACCTGGATCCGAGTCATTCAGCAGAGCGTGcgcgt ATGCCCATCCAGAGAGGACTTCCCACTGATTGAGACAGAGGATGAGGCCTACCTACGTCGAATCAAGA CGGAGCTGCGACAGAAAGACCGGGCGCTGGCAGAGCTGCTACAAGAAAAGGTTGGGCTGTTCGCCGAGATGACCCATTTCCAGGTGGAAGATGATGGTGGCGGGGTgaccctgcccaccctgcccaggGGCCTTTTCCGCTCCGAGTCCCTGGAGTGCCCTCGCGGGGAGCGGCTGCTGCAGGATGCCATCCGTGAGG TGGAGGGCCTGAAGGACCTCCTGGTGGGGCCCGGCGTGGAGCTGCTCCTCACGCCCCGGGAACCAGCCTTGCCCGTGGACCCGGACAGCGGCGGGAGCACGAGTCCTGGGGTCACCGCCA ATGGTGAGGCCAGAACCTTCAATGGCTCAATTGAGCTCTGCAGAGCTGACTCCGACTCCAGCCAGAAG GATCGGAATGGAAATCAGCTGAGGGCTCCCCAGGAG GAAGCGTTACAGCGATTGGTCAATCTCTATGGACTTCTGCACGGTCTCCAG GCGGCTGTGGCCCAGCAGGACACCCTGATGGAAGCCCGCTTCCCCGAGGGCCCGGAGCGGCGGGAGAAGCTGACCCGAGCCAACTCCCGCGACGGGGAGCTTGGCCGCAGCGGGCCGGCCCCCGCGGCCCCCGACAAGCAGGCCACCGAGCTGGCCCTGCTGCAGCGTCAGCACGCGCTGCTGCAGGAGGAGCTGCGGCGCTGCCGGCGGCTGGGCGAGGAGCGCGCCACCGAGGCGGGCAGCCTGGAGGCCCGGCTCCGCGAGAGCGAGCAGGCCCGGGCCCTGCTGGAGCGCGAGGCCGAGGAGGCGCGCAGGCAGCTGGCCGCCCTGGGCCATAGCGAGCCCCCTCCGGCCGAGGCCCCCTGGGTCCGCAGGCCCCTGGACCCTCGGCGCCGCAGCCTCCCGGCCGGAGACGCCCTCTACCTGAGTTTCACGCCGCCGCAG CCCAGCCGAGGCCACGACCGCCTGGATTTGTCTGTGACCATTCGCTCTATCCATCGACCCTTTGAGGACCGAGAGAGACAGGAGCTGGGCAGCCCCGAGGAGCGGCTGCAGGACAGCAGTGACCCCGACACGGGCAgcgaggaggaggggggcagccgcctgtcccctccccatAGTCCGCGAG ACTTCACCCGAATGCAGGACATCCCGGAAGAGACAGAGACTCGCGACGGGGAGCCTGTGGCTTCAGAGAGCTAA